In Capsicum annuum cultivar UCD-10X-F1 chromosome 11, UCD10Xv1.1, whole genome shotgun sequence, one genomic interval encodes:
- the LOC107848614 gene encoding uncharacterized protein At3g17950 isoform X1, with translation MAQQEEGWPLGLQPLNLRIGLGRSRDGSTSFNTSLSDSLSSSTDSSSDLDTESTGSFFHDRSTTLGSLIGVSSIVNLSRRSTRGRPNGVMTEVQKNYRSKTTWCFSLCPRNSTDAESTVMMIRNSDSNAPSLGHFLAVERRAANEHNRRSPPIYGPDEFAMALPNRDQNSLFANGQIAPPQLSPWSGSDIENRQRANPELDHDIHGQSAPLSFPCMCG, from the exons ATGGCTCAACAG GAAGAGGGTTGGCCTTTGGGATTGCAGCCATTGAATTTGAGAATAGGTTTAGGTAGAAGTAGAGATGGATCAACTTCATTCAACACTTCACTTAGTGACTCTCTTTCTTCCTCCACTGATTCCTCTTCAGATTTGGACACTGAG TCCACAGGGTCTTTTTTTCATGATAGGAGCACTACACTTGGAAGTCTTATTGGTGTCTCTAGCATAGTTAATCTCTCAAGAAGATCAACAAGAGGGAGACCGAACGGTGTAATGACAGAGGTGCAAAAAAACTACAGGTCTAAAACAACATGGTGTTTCTCTTTGTGTCCAAGAAACAGCACAGATGCTGAGAGTACTGTGATGATGATAAGGAATAGTGACAGTAATGCACCATCACTTGGCCATTTTCTTGCTGTTGAAAGAAGAGCTGCTAATGAACATAACAGAAGAAGTCCTCCGATATATGGACCTGATGAATTTGCCATGGCATTGCCTAATAGGGACCAGAATTCGTTGTTTGCCAATGGTCAAATTGCTCCTCCTCAGTTGAGTCCATGGTCAGGGTCTGATATTGAAAATCGACAAAGGGCTAACCCAGAATTAGATCATGATATCCATGGGCAAAGTGCTCCACTTTCGTTTCCATGCATGTGTGGATGA
- the LOC107848614 gene encoding uncharacterized protein At3g17950 isoform X2, whose translation MEQEEGWPLGLQPLNLRIGLGRSRDGSTSFNTSLSDSLSSSTDSSSDLDTESTGSFFHDRSTTLGSLIGVSSIVNLSRRSTRGRPNGVMTEVQKNYRSKTTWCFSLCPRNSTDAESTVMMIRNSDSNAPSLGHFLAVERRAANEHNRRSPPIYGPDEFAMALPNRDQNSLFANGQIAPPQLSPWSGSDIENRQRANPELDHDIHGQSAPLSFPCMCG comes from the exons atggAGCAGGAAGAGGGTTGGCCTTTGGGATTGCAGCCATTGAATTTGAGAATAGGTTTAGGTAGAAGTAGAGATGGATCAACTTCATTCAACACTTCACTTAGTGACTCTCTTTCTTCCTCCACTGATTCCTCTTCAGATTTGGACACTGAG TCCACAGGGTCTTTTTTTCATGATAGGAGCACTACACTTGGAAGTCTTATTGGTGTCTCTAGCATAGTTAATCTCTCAAGAAGATCAACAAGAGGGAGACCGAACGGTGTAATGACAGAGGTGCAAAAAAACTACAGGTCTAAAACAACATGGTGTTTCTCTTTGTGTCCAAGAAACAGCACAGATGCTGAGAGTACTGTGATGATGATAAGGAATAGTGACAGTAATGCACCATCACTTGGCCATTTTCTTGCTGTTGAAAGAAGAGCTGCTAATGAACATAACAGAAGAAGTCCTCCGATATATGGACCTGATGAATTTGCCATGGCATTGCCTAATAGGGACCAGAATTCGTTGTTTGCCAATGGTCAAATTGCTCCTCCTCAGTTGAGTCCATGGTCAGGGTCTGATATTGAAAATCGACAAAGGGCTAACCCAGAATTAGATCATGATATCCATGGGCAAAGTGCTCCACTTTCGTTTCCATGCATGTGTGGATGA